DNA sequence from the Kazachstania africana CBS 2517 chromosome 4, complete genome genome:
GGTCATGAATAGTTGAGAGCAATAAACGTTTTATAACAAAATTTGTCATCATTATGGTCTGTATTCCCCAATGTAAGTAGGCTAAAATTATTCCAATTGGCccaaataaaattaagtAAATTGGGAGTACGATTGGcattgaaataaaataaagtaTATTACCAACTATAAATAGAGTTATAACTTGACAAAATAGGAATACAACAATATGTTGCCAAAATATTGGATTTACAAGCATTACGAATATTCCCTATAGAGCTGTTAGTATTACGGTGGTGGAATTCCTCATGAACACTAATAAAAGCTTACATACAGCGAAAGGGTATATGTACccagaattgaaaataaagcaATCCttgagaaaattttgttttacTGAGGTTATTTTCTTGGgataatttggaaataatagaagaagaaggtgCTTAGTTGAGAATTTGTTTGACGTTATGGTTTGctgaaatatattattttcatggGCTTGGGGCCCCTGTTGAATCCTAGGATAATTAAAAGTCTCGCATGACAGCTGCTGACCTACTCCAGCATCTGCAGCTTTTGTGTGGCTTAGTATCTCAATCGCCATGGAGCTTTCCCTCTCTTAGTGGAGAGCTCGACATTTTGGTCACAACTTTATTTTATGTCACTTTCTTCTTGGTGgttcattaaaaataagattGCAACAGCGACAGCGACAGaaaatatacatatacAAAATTCCAGTATGGCTATCATAGATCCAAATATATAGTTAAATTGATGGTTTACGTACTATAGCTGTGTATTAGTGCATGTTGTGTTTTTTAATGTTTAGTTATTAAATTCGAGCTTAAAGATTAACCGTCTTCTGCGGAAATAGTAAAATTCATAGAGGGTCTGATtaacaaaaacaaaaaaactttgataaagaagagGCTATGCTCCAAGGACGTGATAAGACGACTCAATTCCTAATGTCTTGTGCATTATCATGacaagaaatttattgtaAGAAATATAAACAGGCTACCAGTCACCAAATATGTTTGCTACCGCGATTACTTTATCTTCTACaaatgttttcttttgagGAGGGTCTTTTAGCATAACATATGACACCTAGCAGGTATACTTAGTCTTGCTTTGTGTATAAAGCAGGGTGGCTCCTTATACTTGGCTGAAGTTtcaaaaaggaaaaaaatataagcCCTGTAGGGGGCTCGAACCCCTAACCTTGTGATTAAGAGTCACACGCGCTACCGATTGCGCCAACAAGGcttattttattgataaaaatttttaaattagATCACCATACCAACATACGAGAGTTTTTTGATATGACACTCCATTTCCAATTCATTTGCAGTGTCTTTTATGGACTTTTCCTCATTTAATTCCGAAAGTTACTAATCATATTATACGAATTTCTCTCTTATATTGCGCCTGGTTTCATTTTGATTAgttttaaataaatataatgtactagaaaattctttttgattcaattcGAATTCACATGTCAAGAGAAACTAACTTGAATTAGGTTCTATTTATATTCctgcttttttttattagtAACCGGAAGACAGACACCTTTCTCACAATATCCGGAAGTCCAAGATTTGGGGTGTCAAAGACAAACGTGAAGCTAAGCCTGCGACTGCAGATGGCCTAgtcaagaaatatttatgGGCTGAAGCAATTCTCTTTTGCACTTCTACATCCAGTTTATTTCCTGAAAAGCTGTGAATAACTTTTAATGTCTCAAGACGCCAAGTTCTATGGAGATAATCTTGTGGAAGTTACTCGTATACTTGATATATAGAAGAAATCGTCGTAGTATATTCTAAAGCGATACATTACAACTCATTAAAGTATAACACCATCTAACAGCGTTCGGCAAGCATTATATAATGGCAGATGATATACTACTGACCTTAACAACATTTGTTCTGTTCTAAATGGTATACACATTCAAccttatcaaaaatttacaaaagtTGACACGTTCTTTCTAGATCCTGGTATTCTACATAAATATAACATTTACGGCTATTCTTGTTGTGCTAAGATCTGCAAATTGTTTACCTcgtaatatatatatatatagagtaaaaaaaagaatacaTGCGATTTACCCATAGAAGATATACAGACCCTTGCTGGTATAAAATTCCACCAAAACCTTGAGCAGTGAATTGCATATTATCCTGTTCAGATTTTATGATTTTCATACCGCGATTTTGCCAGACTGATTTTCTAAAAAAAGACATAACGCTATTTTTCAACacagaa
Encoded proteins:
- the KAFR0D01210 gene encoding uncharacterized protein (similar to Saccharomyces cerevisiae YOL048C; ancestral locus Anc_7.83); translation: MAIEILSHTKAADAGVGQQLSCETFNYPRIQQGPQAHENNIFQQTITSNKFSTKHLLLLLFPNYPKKITSVKQNFLKDCFIFNSGYIYPFAGIFVMLVNPIFWQHIVVFLFCQVITLFIVGNILYFISMPIVLPIYLILFGPIGIILAYLHWGIQTIMMTNFVIKRLLLSTIHDQIFKLTIQLKDKNYSANPQRQRQRPSKDAKISLNDLQWVEYYISWFCKYARKFMVNFLLSSISIVPVLGPILVNQAGSLNRTSGYLKFHINTIKNFNKDQAALYKYENFSKFLTFGMTAGILELLPIFSILTMIGNTIGAALLSLDI